TCAACCGGCGGCCTCGGAAATCCCTGACGAGCTTTCCGATATCGTCCTTCTGCATAAGAGCGCCTCCCTTTGCGCGGGCGGGGCGCCGCCGGGTCAGGCTTTACGCCGCCAGTCCGCGATGTTGCGCGTTTCGCTGTCGAACGGGCTCATGTTCTTGCCCACGTCGAGGTTATTGGATCGGACCGACACGATTTTGCGATCGATGAGCGGAATCGAGATCGCCTGATCGACGACGATGTCGTTCATCTTGATCCAGAGCGCGGCGTTCTTCTGCGGATCGAGCTCCTTCTCCGCCGCGTCGTACAGGGTGTTGTACTCCTTGCTCGTCCACCGGCAGATGTTGAGCCCGGACCAGCTGTTCTCTTTTTGCGCGAGGTCCTTGGCGGGGTCGCCGCTGTAGAATCGCCCCATGTACTGCAGCGGGAACGGTGACCCGAACGTCGAGGTGAACATCTCCAGGTCTCGGTAGAAGTGGGCGTACGTGTCGTTGTTGCCGGGCGAGCTGCTGAAGAAAACGCCGGCGTCCACGGACTGCAGCGTCAGCGCGGCGCCGACCTTGGAGAAGCCGTCCTTGACGATCTGCTGCTCCTTCTGCCGCAGGCTGTTCACGCTGGTGACGTACGTCGCCTGGAGCTTCACGCCGCCCTTCTCGCGAATCCCGTCCGGACCTTTCTTCCAGCCGGCCTCGTCGAGCAGCCGGTTCGCGCGCTCGATGTCGAACGTGATCTTGGTGTTCTTGGATGACAGCGAGGACGGCGTCGTCAGCACGTTCGCCGTGGCATCGCCCTCGAGGCCGTAGAGCTGCTTGGCCATCGTGCCGCGATCGATCGCGAGCGCCAGCGCCTGACGCACCTTCAGGTCGGTCAGGAACGGGTGCGGCGCCTTGACCGAGGAGCGCTGGCCGTCGATGTCTTTGTTGGGATCGGTTTGGTTGCAGTAGATCTGTTCGACACCCCCGCCGAGTTCCGTGAGGATGGACCCTTTGCCGGCCGCCAGCATGTGCTCCAGCACAGGCCACTCCACCTGCATGTTCCAGGCGTAGTCGTATTCGCCGGTCTCCAGCACCGCCCGCGCGGCGGACACGGCGTCCCCGCCGCCCTTGATCTGCACCTGGCTGAACGCCGGTTTGTTGGGCTCACGGTAGTACTCGTTGATCGAATAGACCACCAAATCGCCCGGCCGGAACGTGTCCACCTTGTAGGGGCCGGTGCCGAACGATTTTAGATTGAAGGGCGCGTTGCGCGCGTTCGAGCCGACGTACGCATCGAGCGCGTGCCGGGGAAGGACGACCCCGTCCTCGCCGACAAACGGCGCATACCATGCGGGCGTCGGCGTTTTAAACGTGATCTTGACCGTGTGGGTGTCGATCGGCTCGACCTTGTCCACCGTCGTGTAATAGCCGTAGGTCGTCGCCGCGGTCTGCTTGTTTTGCACGTACTGGAAAGTGAACACAACGTCGTCGGAAGTGAAATTGCGCCCGTCCGCCCATTTCACGCCCTGCTTGAGCTTGTACGTGACCGACCGGCCGTCCGCCGAAATCCCGCCGTTCTGCCGGGACGGCACCTCGGCTGCCAGCACGGGCGTGAAGCGCCCGGCGGCGTCGACCGTCAACAGTGGCTCGAGGACCGGCCGCGATGCGTGAAAGTCCTTGGTGCCCTGCGCCAGGTGCGGGTTGACGATGGTCGGCGCCTGCCAGTAGAGGAGCTTGAGCGTGCCTTGCGAGCCCCGGCCGGCCGCGGCCGCGCGCGCGGGCAGCGCCGTCGCGCGGTCGAGCACCGCCCAAATCGCCGTGATGCCGAGCCCGAGGTCCATCATTCTGGCCACTACTTGCCGGCGGCTGAGCCGGCCGGTCTTCAACTCCTTCAGCAATTGCGCGATGTCGCGGTCCGCCATTCCGTGCCCCCTTCTCGTCACGTCTGCCGGATGCGCCGCTGAGCGTGACCCCGGCGCGCCCGACCCTTACGGTTCCCCTACGCCAAGGACGGCCACGATGTTTCGCGGTACCCGGTGCGAGTCCTGCGGCGGGCGCCGCCGTTTGCCCTGTCTGGCGCAGGACCTCCGCCGCCTTCGCGGCTCCTGCCCTGTCTGCGCAGGACCTCCGCCGCCTTCGCGGCTCCTGCAGGACCGTGACACCCCCGCGACGGAGCGGACGGTATGGCGCGACGCGAACTGTTGTTGGTCGGTGACGTCGGCGGCACCAACACCCGGCTGGCCCTCTACGAGGACGGCGGGCGGGGCCGCGGAGCGGCCCGCCGGCGCGGCGACGCCGTTCGCCTGGTCGAACCCGCGGCCTTTCCGAGCGGGGCCTCGCCGTCGCTGGAGGGTCTCGTCAAAGAGTACCTGCGGCGGACCGGCGCCCGGCCGGCACGCGCCGCCTTCGGCGTCGCGGGGCCGGTGGTCGGCGGCCGCGCCGAGATCACCAACCTCCCTTGGCGCCTTTCGGAGGGCGCGCTGCGCCGGACGCTCGGGGTGCGGGCGGT
This window of the bacterium genome carries:
- a CDS encoding peptide ABC transporter substrate-binding protein, producing the protein MADRDIAQLLKELKTGRLSRRQVVARMMDLGLGITAIWAVLDRATALPARAAAAGRGSQGTLKLLYWQAPTIVNPHLAQGTKDFHASRPVLEPLLTVDAAGRFTPVLAAEVPSRQNGGISADGRSVTYKLKQGVKWADGRNFTSDDVVFTFQYVQNKQTAATTYGYYTTVDKVEPIDTHTVKITFKTPTPAWYAPFVGEDGVVLPRHALDAYVGSNARNAPFNLKSFGTGPYKVDTFRPGDLVVYSINEYYREPNKPAFSQVQIKGGGDAVSAARAVLETGEYDYAWNMQVEWPVLEHMLAAGKGSILTELGGGVEQIYCNQTDPNKDIDGQRSSVKAPHPFLTDLKVRQALALAIDRGTMAKQLYGLEGDATANVLTTPSSLSSKNTKITFDIERANRLLDEAGWKKGPDGIREKGGVKLQATYVTSVNSLRQKEQQIVKDGFSKVGAALTLQSVDAGVFFSSSPGNNDTYAHFYRDLEMFTSTFGSPFPLQYMGRFYSGDPAKDLAQKENSWSGLNICRWTSKEYNTLYDAAEKELDPQKNAALWIKMNDIVVDQAISIPLIDRKIVSVRSNNLDVGKNMSPFDSETRNIADWRRKA